Proteins found in one Serinicoccus marinus DSM 15273 genomic segment:
- a CDS encoding AAA domain-containing protein: MRDVDQYTRDGVVRWFADLPKHDAVRWGADGDWDEHPFLSVDRLVAPETPEVPDELRFWLRGDAAGPDGDPQLRNELASPDAPAEKLEERPDVQAAYDRWRPRWDAWAHEMLRDEPVRSAYADLFKVYVQATQKTEELELLLGVGLLSWAPDGQDRVRRHLFTVAVTPRLDDSTGRLDFHLDEAATGLHAEFDMLDPQVIPDQSLVHTVEQQAQGFDGDPLDPEALATLARSVAVRLHAQGRWDDAARMPHPTDHPVVAWAPAIVLRPRNRTGLVQAFQDIAAQIEERGEVPDGLLPLLDPDRLPPVTDNAAPGALLTVDDDVVAPLPLNDVQRNILERVDTHAQTLVQGPPGTGKTHTAAALLSHLLAQGQRVLVTAHTDRALHEVRTKLPDQIRPLAVSVIGASRDDLADLRTAVDTIARRSTEHDPQQAERKVHQELAEVDRLKQERQLLNRQLVDARQADVSTHSVHGYEGTLASIARQYQDDAQVRAWVAGLVTFRPDSRAPLTDEEALEWLSLLRDGSLEEDAEDSHRPRVAVADLSAPEQFAALVVDETTARTGTEGYHDLAEGAAAVALRALTSSARRELQERCGRIIAGFRDAERLAASWVPQALADVAAGETAPWRGRAADLRQGVEQVDQILARMPINTRVDLDGDPDHLRRLAISLREHLGPDGSLKTDPGGQVKIGFFAPPIVKQCRPLLEQARVDGLPPATAAALDTIVGHRDAWTALDQMDRLWPASVTIPEEDTPRERLEWHRSQLALLDRVLALGDLITAEEQALREARVPAPDWRELSDVERVARTVDAVEAEVGLATAREPLSDLHAHVEPTSRWQSAAPAVRSLRTAIEQRDHEAYATAYARLQRLEQVTAHIQRRDDLTARVRRDAPALAESVGASADEPEWDKRLAGFEAAYRWGTVGAWVLAQEQVDVNALQAKITVVDQQLRDSAERIAAQRAWSHAVGPDRLTPGRRADLRNYSQQVTRLGKGTGKYAAQQRLAIRRAMDRCRPAVPVWIMPIYRVAEQLDIDENMFDVVVVDEASQAGLEATFLQYLAPKIVVIGDDKQVSPAAVGVDQQQLRDLANQYLYDDRYKDTWQDPQRSLFDEAQMRYGGQLTLVEHRRCVPEIIGFSNRIAYEPNGIRLVPVRQFGAQRLEPFVVRHVPEGFEEGTGGKINRAEARALVDDLKRCLDDPAFDGRSMAVISLVGDRQAKHIEGVLLAEVPAEEWARRDLRVGTPPDFQGSERDVVFLSMVSAPDPGRRLGALTREMYVQRFNVAVSRAKDQVRLFHSVSLAELTNTQDLRHQLLDYAYGVVRRGRELEPGESPVVPEDQRVAGFDSLFEQRVHNRIVDRGFTVLNQVESQGYLIDLVVVGARGRLGVECDGDEWHGRDAYERDLARQRELERCGWTFFRVRESAFYVDQAAALAPLWDLLEEMDIRPSDWIDEDEEEDLLPEPHAEPEQSADLLQQEHVAGSTDESPESEMQFGNGAVDDDLRAIEGAAQEQDEPEGYDDPLSPHWRGPSPYAPVEAPSVGVLLHQEQPSHRDMGRTAGEDLDASDPGGLPPYRAYSGSTVPVHEATDAQIIDGLAEIVTMEGPVRGNRLRTAYVQASGGRRVGKAIGQRLNALISRAQRSGTLIGDDPLGHGGVKLRTYRLPDQAETIPRALGPRTLDEMPPTELSAAMARVLEEQPDAGHEQLMRQTLRLLGRTSLTQTAREALEPTHELLLSQHDRQRWDSEGEDR; encoded by the coding sequence GTGCGGGACGTCGATCAGTACACCCGTGACGGTGTCGTCCGGTGGTTCGCCGACCTTCCTAAGCACGACGCGGTGCGGTGGGGCGCAGACGGCGACTGGGACGAGCACCCCTTCCTGAGCGTGGATCGGCTGGTCGCTCCCGAGACCCCCGAGGTCCCCGACGAGCTCCGCTTCTGGCTGCGTGGCGACGCCGCGGGGCCCGACGGTGACCCGCAGCTGCGGAATGAGCTGGCCTCACCCGATGCCCCCGCGGAGAAGCTCGAGGAGCGCCCCGACGTCCAGGCGGCCTACGACCGTTGGCGTCCACGGTGGGACGCCTGGGCGCACGAGATGCTCCGTGACGAACCGGTGCGCAGTGCCTACGCAGACCTGTTCAAGGTGTACGTGCAGGCGACGCAGAAGACGGAGGAGCTTGAGCTCCTCCTCGGCGTCGGACTGCTCTCCTGGGCCCCCGATGGGCAGGACCGTGTGCGGCGACACCTCTTCACGGTCGCCGTCACACCCCGCCTCGACGACAGCACGGGCCGCCTCGACTTCCACCTCGACGAGGCGGCAACCGGCTTGCACGCGGAGTTCGACATGCTCGACCCGCAGGTCATCCCCGACCAGTCCCTCGTGCACACCGTCGAGCAGCAGGCGCAGGGCTTCGACGGCGACCCGCTCGATCCCGAGGCTCTCGCCACCCTGGCCCGGTCCGTCGCCGTGCGGCTGCACGCCCAGGGGAGATGGGACGACGCGGCTCGTATGCCGCACCCGACGGACCATCCCGTGGTCGCCTGGGCTCCCGCCATCGTGCTCCGGCCACGCAACCGCACCGGTCTCGTGCAGGCATTCCAGGACATCGCTGCCCAGATCGAGGAGCGCGGAGAGGTTCCTGACGGTCTGCTCCCGCTGCTCGACCCGGACCGGCTGCCGCCCGTCACCGACAATGCGGCCCCAGGGGCCCTCCTCACCGTGGACGACGACGTCGTCGCACCGCTGCCTCTTAACGACGTGCAGCGCAACATCCTCGAGCGTGTCGACACCCATGCCCAGACCCTCGTGCAGGGTCCGCCGGGGACAGGCAAGACGCACACGGCTGCTGCCTTGCTGTCACACCTGCTTGCCCAGGGGCAGCGCGTGCTCGTCACCGCACACACCGACCGGGCGCTCCACGAGGTCCGCACCAAGCTGCCCGACCAGATCCGCCCCCTGGCTGTGTCGGTCATCGGCGCCAGTCGCGACGACCTGGCCGACCTGCGCACCGCGGTCGACACCATCGCCCGCCGCTCCACCGAGCACGACCCGCAGCAGGCGGAGCGGAAGGTGCACCAGGAACTGGCTGAGGTCGACCGGCTCAAGCAGGAGCGGCAGCTGCTCAACCGCCAGCTCGTCGACGCCCGCCAGGCGGATGTCTCCACGCACAGTGTGCACGGCTACGAGGGGACTCTCGCCTCGATCGCCAGGCAGTACCAGGACGACGCTCAGGTGCGGGCCTGGGTCGCCGGACTGGTCACCTTCCGCCCGGACTCCCGCGCACCTCTCACCGACGAGGAGGCCCTCGAGTGGCTCAGCCTGCTGCGTGACGGCTCCCTCGAGGAGGACGCAGAGGACAGCCACCGCCCCCGGGTGGCGGTCGCCGACCTCTCGGCACCAGAGCAGTTCGCTGCCCTTGTCGTCGATGAGACGACGGCACGCACCGGCACCGAGGGGTACCACGACCTGGCTGAGGGTGCGGCAGCAGTCGCCCTGCGGGCGCTCACCTCGTCAGCCCGGCGGGAGCTGCAGGAGCGCTGCGGGCGCATCATCGCGGGCTTCCGTGACGCCGAGCGACTTGCGGCCTCGTGGGTCCCTCAGGCACTGGCCGACGTGGCGGCCGGGGAGACTGCCCCGTGGCGCGGCAGGGCCGCTGACCTGCGTCAAGGGGTCGAGCAGGTCGACCAGATCCTGGCGCGAATGCCGATCAACACCCGCGTCGACCTTGACGGGGACCCTGACCACTTGCGTCGGCTCGCGATCTCCCTGCGCGAGCACCTGGGGCCCGACGGCTCGCTCAAGACGGACCCCGGTGGCCAGGTCAAAATTGGCTTCTTCGCCCCGCCAATCGTCAAGCAGTGCCGACCCCTCCTGGAGCAGGCGCGCGTCGACGGGCTACCACCGGCGACGGCTGCCGCGCTGGACACGATCGTCGGCCACCGCGACGCGTGGACGGCGCTGGACCAGATGGACCGGCTCTGGCCCGCTTCGGTCACGATCCCCGAGGAGGACACACCGCGCGAGAGGTTGGAGTGGCACCGCAGCCAGCTCGCCCTTCTCGACCGGGTCCTTGCGCTGGGTGACCTCATCACAGCTGAGGAGCAGGCCCTCCGCGAGGCCCGCGTGCCGGCGCCCGACTGGCGGGAGCTCTCGGACGTCGAGCGGGTCGCCAGGACCGTCGACGCCGTCGAGGCCGAGGTCGGCCTGGCCACCGCCCGCGAACCGCTAAGTGATCTGCACGCCCATGTGGAGCCCACGTCTCGGTGGCAGAGCGCCGCGCCGGCGGTCCGCAGCCTGCGGACCGCGATCGAGCAGCGCGACCACGAGGCCTACGCCACGGCATACGCGCGCCTGCAGCGGCTCGAGCAGGTGACCGCCCACATCCAGCGACGAGACGACCTGACCGCGAGGGTGCGACGGGACGCGCCCGCGCTCGCCGAGTCGGTGGGGGCATCGGCCGACGAGCCTGAGTGGGACAAGCGCCTGGCCGGGTTCGAGGCTGCATACCGCTGGGGCACCGTCGGCGCCTGGGTCCTCGCGCAGGAGCAGGTCGACGTCAACGCGCTGCAGGCCAAGATCACCGTCGTCGACCAGCAGCTGCGGGACAGCGCGGAGCGGATCGCCGCGCAGCGCGCCTGGAGCCACGCGGTCGGACCGGACAGGCTCACTCCCGGACGACGCGCAGACCTGCGCAACTACTCCCAGCAGGTCACTCGGCTGGGCAAGGGGACGGGCAAGTATGCCGCGCAGCAGCGGCTCGCGATCCGCCGGGCGATGGACCGCTGCCGTCCCGCCGTGCCGGTGTGGATTATGCCGATCTACCGGGTCGCGGAGCAGCTGGACATCGACGAGAACATGTTCGACGTCGTCGTCGTGGACGAGGCGTCGCAGGCGGGTCTGGAGGCCACCTTCCTGCAGTACCTGGCGCCCAAGATCGTCGTCATCGGGGACGACAAGCAGGTCTCCCCGGCCGCCGTCGGTGTCGACCAGCAGCAGCTGCGAGACCTGGCGAACCAGTACCTCTACGACGACCGCTACAAGGACACCTGGCAGGACCCGCAGCGCTCCCTCTTCGATGAGGCCCAGATGCGGTATGGCGGTCAGCTCACCTTGGTCGAGCACCGTAGGTGCGTGCCGGAGATCATCGGCTTCTCCAACCGGATCGCATACGAGCCCAACGGCATCCGGCTGGTGCCGGTGCGGCAGTTCGGCGCCCAGCGGCTCGAGCCCTTCGTCGTTCGGCACGTCCCCGAAGGTTTCGAGGAGGGCACCGGCGGCAAGATCAACCGTGCTGAGGCGCGAGCCCTCGTGGATGACCTGAAGCGGTGTCTCGACGACCCGGCCTTCGACGGTCGCTCGATGGCGGTGATCTCATTGGTGGGGGATCGGCAGGCCAAGCACATCGAAGGCGTGCTTCTGGCCGAGGTGCCGGCCGAGGAGTGGGCTCGCAGGGATTTGCGCGTGGGCACCCCACCGGACTTCCAGGGGTCGGAGCGCGACGTCGTCTTCCTCTCGATGGTGTCCGCGCCCGATCCCGGGAGGCGTCTGGGAGCGCTGACGCGGGAGATGTACGTCCAGCGGTTCAACGTCGCGGTCAGCCGCGCTAAGGACCAGGTGCGGCTCTTCCACAGCGTGAGCCTGGCCGAGCTGACCAACACTCAGGACCTGCGCCACCAGCTGCTCGACTACGCCTACGGAGTGGTGAGGCGTGGTCGCGAGTTGGAGCCGGGAGAGTCGCCGGTGGTGCCGGAGGACCAGCGGGTCGCCGGCTTCGACTCACTGTTTGAGCAGCGGGTGCACAACCGGATCGTCGACCGCGGCTTCACGGTGCTCAACCAGGTCGAGTCCCAGGGCTATCTGATCGACCTCGTCGTGGTCGGGGCTCGGGGTCGGCTGGGGGTGGAGTGCGACGGCGACGAGTGGCACGGGCGGGACGCCTACGAGCGCGACCTGGCACGGCAGCGAGAGCTCGAGCGCTGCGGCTGGACCTTCTTCCGGGTGCGTGAGTCGGCGTTCTACGTCGACCAGGCAGCCGCGCTGGCGCCGTTGTGGGACCTGCTCGAGGAGATGGACATCCGCCCCTCGGACTGGATCGACGAGGACGAGGAGGAGGACCTCCTGCCCGAACCGCACGCGGAGCCCGAGCAGAGCGCCGACCTCCTACAGCAGGAGCATGTTGCCGGCTCAACGGACGAGTCTCCGGAGAGCGAGATGCAGTTCGGGAACGGAGCGGTTGATGACGATCTTCGCGCCATAGAGGGCGCCGCTCAGGAGCAGGATGAGCCAGAGGGGTATGACGACCCGCTGTCCCCGCACTGGCGGGGCCCTTCGCCCTACGCGCCGGTGGAGGCACCCTCGGTCGGTGTGTTGCTCCACCAGGAGCAGCCCAGCCATCGCGATATGGGGCGGACCGCTGGGGAGGACCTCGATGCCAGTGACCCGGGGGGGCTGCCTCCTTATCGGGCGTACTCCGGAAGCACGGTGCCTGTGCATGAGGCCACCGACGCCCAGATCATCGACGGCCTGGCCGAGATCGTCACCATGGAGGGCCCCGTGCGAGGCAACAGGCTGAGGACTGCCTACGTGCAGGCCTCGGGAGGCCGCCGGGTGGGAAAGGCCATCGGGCAGCGGTTGAACGCCCTCATTTCTCGCGCCCAGCGCTCGGGCACGCTGATCGGCGACGACCCGCTGGGCCACGGCGGCGTGAAGCTGCGGACATATCGGCTGCCCGACCAGGCTGAGACGATTCCGCGCGCGCTCGGACCGCGGACCTTGGACGAGATGCCGCCGACGGAGCTGAGCGCGGCAATGGCCCGCGTGTTGGAGGAGCAGCCCGACGCCGGGCACGAGCAACTGATGCGGCAGACGCTGCGTCTGCTCGGACGCACCTCCTTGACCCAGACTGCCCGCGAGGCCCTCGAGCCGACGCACGAGCTATTGCTGTCTCAGCATGATCGTCAGCGGTGGGACTCCGAAGGTGAGGATCGGTGA
- a CDS encoding sigma factor-like helix-turn-helix DNA-binding protein has protein sequence MTIPGDRGDRWVRTEARPLGDRFPVLRELIDQPVEIIAAVIGTEFSTRVRTMLVKGRIQTCQDLAEVSEEELGDLRHVGKVAVDEALSLLRTFEEALPSLGHATRTAQTVRDDAADDTELQTALQRLRDQGNPVKPIEPHLHLLAQWSLFSGRGATLGDLVDAVSTTESSPADVRAGWDAVRAFDMEVAPVRHHDVLTTWLESLTQRERDIVTHRIVWADRTLDDVGQQHGVTREAHPAA, from the coding sequence GTGACCATCCCGGGGGACAGGGGAGACCGTTGGGTCCGCACCGAGGCGCGACCTCTCGGCGACCGCTTCCCTGTCCTGCGCGAGCTGATCGACCAACCGGTCGAAATCATTGCCGCGGTCATCGGCACGGAGTTCTCCACTCGGGTGAGGACCATGCTGGTCAAGGGCAGGATTCAGACGTGTCAGGACTTGGCTGAGGTCTCGGAGGAAGAGCTCGGCGATCTTCGGCACGTCGGGAAGGTCGCCGTTGACGAGGCCCTCAGTCTGCTGAGGACGTTCGAGGAAGCGCTGCCCTCCCTTGGCCATGCCACAAGGACGGCACAGACCGTACGGGACGATGCCGCAGACGACACCGAACTGCAGACGGCGCTGCAGCGTCTCAGGGATCAAGGCAATCCGGTCAAGCCGATCGAGCCGCACCTCCACTTGCTTGCGCAGTGGTCCCTGTTCAGCGGCCGCGGCGCTACGCTGGGCGACCTGGTTGACGCAGTCTCGACAACTGAGTCTTCGCCGGCCGACGTCCGGGCAGGGTGGGACGCCGTGCGGGCCTTCGATATGGAGGTCGCGCCTGTGCGTCACCACGATGTGCTGACCACCTGGCTTGAGTCGTTGACCCAGCGTGAGCGCGACATCGTGACGCACCGCATCGTGTGGGCGGACCGGACGCTCGATGACGTCGGCCAGCAGCACGGCGTCACGCGGGAGGCGCATCCGGCAGCTTGA
- a CDS encoding HNH endonuclease, whose translation MTSWVLSIDEDHPQHWDYARDVGFWDLRTSRNIQAGDLVYFWQTKGSFVGRVRATSDVYPIDGSVQPAGPWDDWPGTYEARFQLTVLDSRALASPKWGEFAAQVSGFVRPDWAPRLTAPVEEAALAGYFAPLTGVERAMLALLEEDFPLPEVDLDAFTRDERRVVEQLRAVRDGQDEFRKRLQKAYPGCAISGTSVALALEAAHIHPYRGPATHDVRNGMLLRRDLHKLFDAHMLTVSARDSFIVRVSPTLRTTDYWQWEGKPLRHVPKRKSHQPAQQLLAVHNSACGWYGA comes from the coding sequence ATGACGAGTTGGGTCCTGTCCATCGACGAAGACCATCCGCAGCACTGGGACTACGCCCGTGACGTCGGCTTCTGGGACCTGCGAACCTCCCGCAACATTCAGGCAGGGGACCTCGTCTACTTCTGGCAGACCAAGGGCTCATTCGTCGGCCGTGTCCGTGCGACCAGCGACGTCTACCCCATCGACGGCTCGGTACAACCTGCGGGCCCCTGGGACGACTGGCCCGGCACCTACGAGGCGCGCTTCCAGCTCACTGTCCTCGACTCGAGAGCCCTCGCCTCTCCGAAGTGGGGCGAATTCGCCGCCCAAGTCAGCGGCTTCGTGCGGCCAGATTGGGCCCCGCGGCTCACAGCTCCGGTCGAAGAAGCAGCGCTAGCCGGATACTTCGCACCCCTCACGGGAGTGGAGAGAGCGATGCTCGCGCTGCTGGAGGAGGATTTTCCTCTGCCAGAAGTTGATCTCGACGCTTTCACGAGGGATGAGAGGCGGGTCGTGGAGCAGCTGCGCGCCGTTCGGGACGGGCAGGACGAATTCCGGAAGCGTCTGCAAAAGGCCTATCCCGGCTGCGCCATCAGCGGCACCAGCGTGGCACTGGCACTGGAGGCCGCCCACATTCACCCATACCGCGGTCCGGCGACTCACGACGTGCGCAACGGGATGCTATTGCGGCGCGACCTGCACAAACTCTTCGACGCGCACATGCTTACCGTCAGCGCCAGGGACAGCTTCATCGTGCGCGTCAGCCCGACACTGCGGACTACGGACTATTGGCAGTGGGAGGGTAAACCGCTGCGCCACGTACCCAAGCGGAAGAGCCACCAGCCTGCTCAACAGCTTCTTGCGGTCCACAACAGCGCGTGTGGGTGGTACGGGGCGTGA
- a CDS encoding DUF2075 domain-containing protein, translating into MFLLRSSAQGLTVGEAQLAQHIAEQMAITTGRSASPSERRSWERSLPRLRADLIDAGLGDVEMLVEYQLPLTSKRADVVLAGQHPQTGRASYLVVELKQWSEAERFEDSDVLVRIDGYGNHPVLHPLEQVRGYCDYLTGFVVTLAEDEHVLAGTAYLHNATNLGVADLRDMAVRDPARPARMFSGQDRGEFFDFLRSRFAPGVPGARYADRLLNSRIAPSKQLLALAADEVQRREQFVLLDEQRDAYELVLHAVEKARRGTTKTAIVVSGGPGSGKSVIALSIMGELSRQGRAVMHATGSQSFTKTLRKVAAARAPRVRKMFSYFNSFIAAEPNELECLILDEAHRIRETSESRYTRKEHRTGRPQLDELLSAARVPVFLLDQNQVVRPGEMGTVQAITEYAESLGMDVHEIDLDDQFRCGGSALYVEWVERLLGLAPGGPIRWGGDPAFEMGVVDSPDELEHVLALRQDDGYTARMAAGYCWPWSDPEPDGTLVQDVRIGDWSRPWNLKGDRSVGGAPAAALWATDPAGFGQVGCIYTAQGFEYDHAGIIIGPDLVWRDGRWRSVREGNRDPALRNRTKVSNRDFDRLVRNVYKVLLTRGMQSAWVYSTDPQTRDFLRRLVRG; encoded by the coding sequence GTGTTCCTGCTTCGATCGTCCGCGCAGGGACTGACCGTCGGCGAGGCGCAGCTCGCCCAGCACATCGCGGAGCAGATGGCGATCACCACCGGCCGGTCGGCCTCCCCCTCCGAGCGCCGCTCGTGGGAGCGCAGCCTTCCCCGGCTGCGCGCTGACCTCATCGACGCCGGGCTCGGCGACGTCGAGATGCTTGTCGAGTATCAGCTGCCGCTCACCAGCAAGCGCGCCGACGTCGTCCTTGCCGGGCAGCACCCGCAGACCGGGCGCGCCTCATACCTCGTGGTGGAGCTGAAGCAGTGGAGCGAGGCGGAGCGCTTCGAGGACAGCGACGTCCTCGTGCGCATCGACGGCTACGGCAACCACCCGGTGCTGCACCCGCTGGAGCAGGTGCGGGGCTACTGCGACTACCTCACCGGCTTCGTCGTCACGCTGGCCGAGGACGAGCACGTGCTGGCCGGCACGGCATACCTTCACAACGCGACCAACCTGGGCGTCGCGGACCTGAGGGACATGGCGGTCCGTGACCCGGCGAGGCCGGCGAGGATGTTCAGCGGGCAGGACCGGGGTGAGTTCTTCGACTTCCTCAGGAGCCGCTTTGCGCCCGGGGTGCCGGGCGCGCGGTACGCGGACCGGCTGCTGAACAGCCGTATCGCCCCCTCTAAGCAGCTGTTGGCCCTGGCGGCCGACGAGGTGCAGCGGCGCGAGCAGTTCGTCCTGCTCGACGAGCAGCGCGACGCCTACGAGCTGGTGCTGCACGCGGTCGAGAAGGCGCGGCGGGGCACCACGAAGACGGCGATCGTCGTCAGCGGCGGGCCGGGGAGCGGCAAGAGCGTCATCGCTCTGTCGATCATGGGCGAGCTGTCCCGGCAGGGGCGTGCCGTCATGCACGCGACCGGCTCCCAGTCGTTCACCAAGACCCTGCGCAAGGTTGCCGCGGCTCGGGCGCCGCGGGTGCGCAAGATGTTCAGCTACTTCAACAGCTTCATTGCGGCCGAGCCCAACGAGCTGGAGTGCCTCATCCTCGACGAGGCGCATCGCATCCGGGAGACGTCGGAGTCGCGCTACACCCGCAAGGAGCACCGGACCGGCCGGCCGCAGCTCGACGAGCTGCTCAGCGCCGCGCGGGTGCCGGTCTTCCTGCTGGACCAGAACCAGGTCGTGCGGCCCGGGGAGATGGGGACGGTCCAGGCGATCACCGAGTATGCCGAGTCGCTGGGCATGGACGTGCACGAGATCGACCTCGACGACCAGTTCCGCTGCGGCGGGTCAGCGCTGTATGTCGAGTGGGTCGAACGGCTGCTCGGGCTGGCGCCCGGGGGGCCGATCAGGTGGGGCGGTGACCCTGCCTTCGAGATGGGCGTCGTGGACTCGCCCGACGAGCTAGAGCACGTGCTGGCGCTGCGGCAGGATGACGGCTACACCGCGCGCATGGCGGCGGGCTACTGCTGGCCGTGGTCGGACCCCGAGCCGGACGGGACGCTCGTGCAGGACGTGCGCATCGGCGACTGGTCGCGGCCGTGGAACCTCAAGGGCGACCGCTCGGTCGGCGGGGCGCCGGCGGCGGCGCTGTGGGCGACGGACCCTGCGGGCTTCGGGCAGGTGGGGTGCATCTACACCGCGCAGGGCTTCGAGTACGACCACGCGGGGATCATCATCGGGCCCGACCTCGTATGGCGCGACGGCCGGTGGCGCTCGGTGCGCGAGGGCAACCGCGACCCGGCGCTGCGCAACCGCACGAAGGTGTCGAACCGCGACTTCGACCGGCTCGTGCGCAACGTCTACAAGGTGCTCCTGACGCGCGGCATGCAGAGCGCCTGGGTCTACTCGACTGACCCGCAGACGAGGGACTTCCTCCGGAGACTCGTCCGGGGGTAA
- a CDS encoding DUF4411 family protein: MHLVDANVLIEAKNRYYAFDIAPGFWDWLDRAHHRGEACSIDAVREELMEGDDALADWARTNAGFFRSIDQGSQRHFRALTAWAYSRNYTQAALAEFASDQADFLLIAFAREHQHVVVTHEQSHPDAQKRVYIPDACQAMGVRTANTFQMLRAIGAKLDLR; the protein is encoded by the coding sequence ATGCACCTGGTCGATGCCAACGTGCTTATCGAGGCCAAGAACCGGTACTACGCTTTCGACATCGCGCCCGGCTTCTGGGACTGGCTCGATCGGGCACACCACCGCGGCGAGGCGTGCAGCATCGACGCCGTCCGCGAGGAACTGATGGAAGGTGACGACGCGCTCGCAGATTGGGCCCGGACGAACGCTGGATTCTTCAGGTCGATCGACCAAGGCAGCCAGCGGCACTTCAGGGCTCTCACGGCCTGGGCCTACTCCCGCAACTACACCCAGGCGGCGCTGGCTGAGTTCGCAAGCGACCAGGCCGACTTCCTCCTCATCGCGTTCGCCCGGGAGCATCAGCACGTCGTCGTCACGCACGAGCAGTCCCATCCGGACGCCCAGAAGCGTGTGTACATTCCAGACGCGTGCCAGGCGATGGGCGTCCGCACCGCGAACACGTTCCAGATGCTTCGTGCCATCGGTGCCAAGCTGGATCTGCGTTAG
- a CDS encoding ImmA/IrrE family metallo-endopeptidase: MVVRVDVAGDVLQWAVERAGWDEETVARRAPRLDEWIIGTQKPTLKQIEKFASDTHTPFGALFLPEPPVEDVPIPDMRTIGNLAVPRPSVDLLETIYLCQNRQAWYRAYAEDNGLPAPEFVGSATTDTSANLVAAEMRHLLKFELPDRSTFSSWQQALRRLIDRIENLGVLVMVSGIVGGNTHRKLNPDEFRGFALSDPQAPLIFVNGADTKAAQIFSMVHEFAHIWLGGSALSDATMTAREGETAELWCNEVAAEVLVPLAALRTDFQGTVTVEELERLASRYRVSTLVVLSRIHDASLITWEDYRDTFEQERERVMAILEAKRRDAGGGNYYYTQPLRLSRRFAQAVVSSTFEGSTSYRDAYRLLGTKKHATFEGLATELGMS, encoded by the coding sequence ATGGTCGTCCGGGTGGATGTCGCCGGCGACGTCCTGCAGTGGGCGGTCGAGCGTGCGGGGTGGGACGAGGAAACGGTCGCGCGACGGGCGCCCCGGTTAGACGAGTGGATCATCGGGACGCAAAAACCCACCTTGAAGCAGATCGAGAAGTTCGCCAGCGACACGCACACTCCGTTCGGTGCGTTGTTCCTGCCCGAACCGCCGGTCGAGGACGTGCCCATTCCGGACATGCGGACGATTGGCAACCTTGCTGTGCCTCGACCGTCCGTCGATCTGCTCGAGACCATCTACCTCTGCCAGAACCGCCAGGCTTGGTATCGGGCGTATGCGGAGGACAATGGCCTTCCCGCGCCGGAGTTTGTCGGATCCGCAACGACGGACACCTCGGCCAACCTCGTGGCCGCTGAGATGCGCCACCTGCTCAAATTCGAACTGCCCGACCGCAGCACGTTCTCCAGCTGGCAGCAGGCCTTACGCCGCCTAATCGACCGTATCGAAAACCTCGGGGTGCTGGTGATGGTCAGCGGCATCGTCGGCGGGAACACGCATCGCAAGCTCAACCCGGACGAGTTTCGTGGATTCGCGCTTTCCGACCCCCAGGCGCCGCTCATCTTCGTCAACGGCGCTGACACCAAGGCGGCGCAGATCTTCTCGATGGTCCACGAGTTCGCCCACATCTGGTTGGGCGGAAGCGCCCTGTCGGACGCGACCATGACAGCCCGCGAAGGCGAGACCGCCGAGCTCTGGTGCAACGAGGTGGCCGCCGAGGTACTCGTGCCACTGGCCGCACTTCGCACAGACTTTCAGGGAACGGTTACGGTCGAAGAACTAGAGCGCCTGGCAAGTCGATATCGCGTCAGCACCTTGGTGGTCCTGAGCCGGATCCACGACGCGAGCCTCATAACCTGGGAGGACTACCGAGACACATTCGAGCAGGAACGCGAGCGCGTCATGGCCATCCTCGAGGCCAAGCGGCGAGACGCAGGCGGTGGCAACTACTACTACACACAGCCTCTCCGCCTGAGCAGACGGTTTGCGCAGGCCGTGGTCTCCAGCACGTTCGAAGGTTCGACGTCCTACCGGGACGCGTACCGACTGCTCGGGACCAAGAAGCATGCGACATTCGAGGGCCTGGCCACCGAGCTGGGTATGTCGTGA